The DNA window ATGGAGGCCTCTTTAAGTAGCGGCTAGCAAACCTGGACTGCATAATCATCATGCAGATTCAGGGCTGCTATCTGATGGTACTGGAATCCATATAATATGTCCCAATTTGTTTCAAACTTAGAAAGTGACTGCTTTTTACTGCAGGGCATTGATCTGCAAGAGTGGGAAAGTCAGCAGCATGAAGCTAGTCTCACTTCGACCTTGGAGCAGAAGGAAAACGAGCTGAGGTGTCTGAGACAGGGGTCACGGGTCACTCTGGAGGACATCACTCTTCCAGAGGATAAGCATCTGGATAAACAGGTTCATGTTCCCTAACCCTAATATCTAATCATGCAGTGTGCTACGAGAATATGTGGTTTTgtgttttcaatgtttttctcctagacaaaaaatattttttttctaaaccagCCCTTTTTTTAATACTCTCCAAAACATAGGATTATGGTTATGCTAGCTGAGCTACTTCCCTTAGTGAAATTATTCGGACTGACTGACTGTCACTGTTTTTGGCTCCCCAAGTAGGGCATTGTGGAGTTGGTTCGTGCAGCAGTGAGGGCCACCGAGAGCCAGATAGTGGCAAGCCTAGTCCAAGAGGCCGATCTGCTCAGTGACATCCTGCAGCTGAAACTGCAGCAGGAGGATCTGGCCACTGGGAGGCACAACAATACTTCTCCTACCAATACAGAGACAAATGCAAAGGTACAAACTGCCAAAACTAAAACAGGAGGGAAGGCGTCTGGAAAAGCAGAGGGCAGGAAGTCAGTGAATAAACCTGATCAGAAGTAAGAATGTTGAACCATTTAGTAACAGTCACAGTTTTGGCTAACTGTGTTACTTTTGGATGCTCAAgcttgtattattattattatcattattattatcatcattattgcacatcttatatttattatttgaaGATTTCTGTATTTGAAATGTATCCCTTAAC is part of the Pelmatolapia mariae isolate MD_Pm_ZW linkage group LG23, Pm_UMD_F_2, whole genome shotgun sequence genome and encodes:
- the lg23h8orf74 gene encoding uncharacterized protein C8orf74 homolog isoform X2, translated to MLSHYLSWPEFSDERRCFHQEFVYDVVVFAADCGFSWPNVIRAAVIARDIFPRLDDPDVLNLLSLLREVLCERVPNLTPVHRHDFTKYLTDTCITRRKLFQAVVDGAANVSVTQLHLEVQLPPTPPPLAQGIDLQEWESQQHEASLTSTLEQKENELRCLRQGSRVTLEDITLPEDKHLDKQGIVELVRAAVRATESQIVASLVQEADLLSDILQLKLQQEDLATGRHNNTSPTNTETNAKVQTAKTKTGGKASGKAEGRKSVNKPDQK